Proteins from a genomic interval of Capsicum annuum cultivar UCD-10X-F1 chromosome 4, UCD10Xv1.1, whole genome shotgun sequence:
- the LOC107867572 gene encoding F-box/LRR-repeat protein At3g03360 isoform X2, whose translation MFVAPKKILSGCPALETLELCAFDGFRRLEITSSNLKRLTLDRYWWFYGRADEPLVIIAPHLQHLEFLGDFEYLKCRLVNVSSLVSARLTLNCTCVTEIAGADEVDGCADYHQDFRKLVLDYFQKLSNATELTIGRWLAEVVFMLQLKGVSLPKLRCRCLTLEMYVTKYNLYGVASLLQNLPLLETLNIDLRARALNDFRCQLELRYLAKGGSINLQSWISNIVFPILKNVPA comes from the exons ATGTTTGTTGCCCCAAAAAAG ATACTGTCAGGTTGTCCGGCTTTGGAAACTCTGGAGTTGTGTGCATTTGATGGTTTTCGTCGTCTAGAAATCACTTCTTCGAATTTAAAGAGATTAACGTTAGATCGCTACTGGTGGTTTTATGGTCGAGCTGATGAACCTTTGGTAATTATCGCCCCGCATCTTCAGCATTTGGAGTTTTTAGGAGATTTTGAATATCTCAAGTGTAGGCTGGTAAATGTCTCTTCTTTGGTTTCTGCCAGACTTACTCTTAATTGTACATGTGTGACTGAGATCGCGGGGGCTGACGAGGTAGATGGTTGTGCTGATTATCATCAAGACTTTAGAAAACTTGTTCTCGACTATTTTCAAAAACTAAGTAATGCAACTGAGCTAACGATTGGACGTTGGTTAGCAGAG GTTGTGTTCATGTTGCAACTCAAAGGAGTGTCACTACCAAAATTGAGATGCAGATGTTTAACTTTAGAGATGTATGTGACAAAGTATAATTTGTATGGAGTAGCTAGCCTTTTGCAGAACTTGCCTCTTTTGGAGACACTCAACATAGACTTGAGAGCTCGGGCC TTGAATGATTTCCGTTGCCAACTTGAGCTACGTTATTTGGCCAAAGGAGGTTCCATCAATTTGCAGAGTTGGATTTCGAACATTGTGTTTCCCATTCTCAAGAATGTACCTGCATAG
- the LOC107867572 gene encoding F-box/LRR-repeat protein At5g02910 isoform X3: MFVAPKKILSGCPALETLELCAFDGFRRLEITSSNLKRLTLDRYWWFYGRADEPLVIIAPHLQHLEFLGDFEYLKCRLVNVSSLVSARLTLNCTCVTEIAGADEVDGCADYHQDFRKLVLDYFQKLSNATELTIGRWLAEVVFMLQLKGVSLPKLRCRCLTLEI, from the exons ATGTTTGTTGCCCCAAAAAAG ATACTGTCAGGTTGTCCGGCTTTGGAAACTCTGGAGTTGTGTGCATTTGATGGTTTTCGTCGTCTAGAAATCACTTCTTCGAATTTAAAGAGATTAACGTTAGATCGCTACTGGTGGTTTTATGGTCGAGCTGATGAACCTTTGGTAATTATCGCCCCGCATCTTCAGCATTTGGAGTTTTTAGGAGATTTTGAATATCTCAAGTGTAGGCTGGTAAATGTCTCTTCTTTGGTTTCTGCCAGACTTACTCTTAATTGTACATGTGTGACTGAGATCGCGGGGGCTGACGAGGTAGATGGTTGTGCTGATTATCATCAAGACTTTAGAAAACTTGTTCTCGACTATTTTCAAAAACTAAGTAATGCAACTGAGCTAACGATTGGACGTTGGTTAGCAGAG GTTGTGTTCATGTTGCAACTCAAAGGAGTGTCACTACCAAAATTGAGATGCAGATGTTTAACTTTAGAGAT TTGA
- the LOC107867572 gene encoding F-box/LRR-repeat protein At3g03360 isoform X1 has product MFVAPKKILSGCPALETLELCAFDGFRRLEITSSNLKRLTLDRYWWFYGRADEPLVIIAPHLQHLEFLGDFEYLKCRLVNVSSLVSARLTLNCTCVTEIAGADEVDGCADYHQDFRKLVLDYFQKLSNATELTIGRWLAEVVFMLQLKGVSLPKLRCRCLTLEMYVTKYNLYGVASLLQNLPLLETLNIDLRARAVISLNLFFAFNIFDFIHFKTSPPRKGRLGVTVKVAAMCGNNLMQKRNVRLCAIDPCGPALPCILYIARALVQQAALFLLRSPDSQPD; this is encoded by the exons ATGTTTGTTGCCCCAAAAAAG ATACTGTCAGGTTGTCCGGCTTTGGAAACTCTGGAGTTGTGTGCATTTGATGGTTTTCGTCGTCTAGAAATCACTTCTTCGAATTTAAAGAGATTAACGTTAGATCGCTACTGGTGGTTTTATGGTCGAGCTGATGAACCTTTGGTAATTATCGCCCCGCATCTTCAGCATTTGGAGTTTTTAGGAGATTTTGAATATCTCAAGTGTAGGCTGGTAAATGTCTCTTCTTTGGTTTCTGCCAGACTTACTCTTAATTGTACATGTGTGACTGAGATCGCGGGGGCTGACGAGGTAGATGGTTGTGCTGATTATCATCAAGACTTTAGAAAACTTGTTCTCGACTATTTTCAAAAACTAAGTAATGCAACTGAGCTAACGATTGGACGTTGGTTAGCAGAG GTTGTGTTCATGTTGCAACTCAAAGGAGTGTCACTACCAAAATTGAGATGCAGATGTTTAACTTTAGAGATGTATGTGACAAAGTATAATTTGTATGGAGTAGCTAGCCTTTTGCAGAACTTGCCTCTTTTGGAGACACTCAACATAGACTTGAGAGCTCGGGCCGTAATTTCCCTCAATTTATTCTTTGCTTTTAACATCTTTGATTTTATACATTTTAAGACCTCCCCACCCCGGAAAGGGAGACTTGGAGTAACTgttaaagttgctgccatgtgtgGAAACAACCTCATGCAGAAACGTAATGTGAGGTTGTGTGcgatagacccttgtggtccggcccttccCTGTATTCTGTACATAGCGAGAGCTTTAGTGCAACAGGCTGCCCTTTTTTTGTTAAGATCTCCCGACTCCCAACCTGACTAG